Genomic DNA from Manihot esculenta cultivar AM560-2 chromosome 15, M.esculenta_v8, whole genome shotgun sequence:
TTTAGCTGAAACTGAAAGGGTGGAGAAGGAAGCTCTTGGATTTTTGATCTCTTAGTCACGAGGGTATTGGCCTAGCTAATAATGCAGCATTTAACACGTACGACCTTAATCATCATCAATCATCGGTAACCGCTGCTTTAGAAGACGATGAAATCTGCTAAtggatttctttttctttactgttaaatcatatataataatataattctttctttttctttttaataaattatatatagaaaCTTGATATGttaattatgatataatttaaatattaaaatataatttatttttttattaattatattaattagaaaAAGCTATTAACTAGGGTTTGTAATCCGCTATGAGCAAGCCGTGGAACAACTAAgccaaatataatattataaacaaaGCCCACACCAGAGATGGGCCTCCAACCCgattttattcttttactaAATTGGAAGAAGAAAATAATTGGATAATTTCACAAATGGCTAAGTAATTTCACTGCTCGCAAAGGTGAAGAAGAGAAAGATTGAGAATGGCAGTATCTTCAATAACTACGACGCTAATCCCTTCTCTTGCTActtcttcttcattttcctCTAAACCAACAACACCAACCAAACTCTttgctgcttcttcttctttgtctGTAATCTCCAATTCTGTTAATGTTGCCTTTAGCTCCCTAAAGCTGTCGCCTTCAATACCCAGGGCTTTTGCTGCTCCTGAGACTTTGGATTCTCAAGACACTCTAGACCTACCTCCTGAAGCCCTTGATGAACCTGACTCTGATACTTTTCAGGTCTCTTTCCATTTACTCTTTACCTGAAATGAGAGAGAATAAAGCTAATTTTCTGCTCTGCGGTTCAATTATCGATGAATCTTAAGTAGTTGGCTTCATGAGTTTGAATTTAGCGTTTTTTCTTTATTACTGGTTTATGTGTGTTCTATTTTGCTTTATATTTTCCGGTTACCTCTCTATCGTTATCTCGAATTAACTTTGCCAATTCGGTTGCCTATgaattgtgaaaaaaaaaaaaaaaaaagagggggAGCGGTGTAAGAGAGGGAGAGTTTGTTAATTGTTATtacctttatttatttttctttcaaatattCTTGCTCAAATTGCATATTATTTCTTCTAtacccctttttttttcttctcaattTCACGCCAATGTTCTGATAGAAATTAATAACTGTAAATGTATTCTATTCTTAATCTTGTGTGCTTTAGATTGAAGATTCCAAGACACCAACTTCTCCATCACTCAGCATTGGGGCAGATGCAGATAAGGTATCTTTCTCTTGACATATtgtaatgataataaaaattcaaCGTCATGAAATGGTATTCTTACACTGGACCTGCTGAGGAAAAACTCTTCTTGCTAATTGACCTACAATAAATGTCATTGGTTGTCTATGCAACCATGCACTTTATTGAATGATGAATTGCCTGAATTTGCATAGACTGAAGTTCATTTTCTAAACCCAAGTCTGGTTGATTCGGCTTCTCGTGAAAATGCTaagatgaaattttttataaaagtaaaCTTGTCCCTGAAATTCACTGCTTGTAACACTAATTCATTATGTAAAGGCAGTTTTGCTAGATATTGTTTCTTTGTTAGGCCAATTTCTTAGCCATGAGGGGCGATGTTTTAAGCACCTACCTTTGGGCCATTGAATCCTATCATGGCATGTTGAGTTCAATTGGGTTTGCTCTCATGCTAGACTTTCATATGGTGTTGTAAGCATTCTTATCAAAAACCTATGTACTTGTTGCAATGATGTAGCGTTATACCAGTTCATATTTTTCTGAATCATATGCTTGAATGCTTTTATATACAAGCATTTTGATTTTTAGGTGAAGTGTGAAATAATTTGTTATGGATGTATGGTGGTTTTGCATATAAGATAGTAGGTTTATAAAAacccttctttttcttctcaatTTCTGATTGCCAAGTCTCAATTGATCATTATGTGATAGTGTttaactcatttcctttaagtGCTCCTTCAGCTATCCTTGTTCTTCTGGAAAGGACTTGTCAAGTAATCATATGATTCTGTGGTCTATTTAGGCAAAAATATTTATACTTCCTACTTTATACTGAAAGCATATAGGAAAATTGATTATATTATCAAACACCTTTTCCTTTGGCAAGAGCATTGGGCTTGTAGAAATTAGAGCTTTTTAATTGCTGAATgttgatggaaagaaaaaaaataaaaaagaaaaaactagaCTAGCATCCcccttttaaattaatatacctGATTTCTTCATTAGCTAGATCCCATTAAGTTGTCCATCCAATATATTTTCTGGTGGCCAAATTAGCAACCCAAATCCTCAGTCAGCTTCAGATCACCACAATACTACAGCACTACCATGATATTTAAGAACACTGGTCTTGTTCTCAATAACCATAATTGCTTTTTTCATATCTTGAACTGTCTCTTTGCTTTCTTGATCCATATGTTTAACAACTTTTATTCTTTCTTGATGTTGTTTCTGTTCTTAGATGGCTCCAAAGCAGAAAATTAGAATTAAGCTGAGGTCTTACTGGGTACCTCTGATCGAGGACTCCTGCAAGCAGATAATAGATGCTGCTAGGAATACCAATGCAAATACCATGGGTCCTGTACCATTACCAACAAAGAAGCGAATCTACTGTGTTCTAAAATCCCCCCATGTCCACAAGGATGCTAGATTCCATTTCGAGATCAGAACCCACCAACGCCTCATAGATATTCTCTACCCAACTGCTCAAACTATTGATTCATTGATGCAACTCGACCTTCCTGCTGGGGTTGATGTGGAGGTTAAGCTCTGAAGAAGCAAAGACTAAGGTAATTCCTTGAAGTTCTTAAGTTGCTCTATATATGCCTTTTTCCGCCTTTGAAATTTGGCCAAATTTATTAGAATCCATTACTATTGACTGTTATTGCAATTTTAGTCAAACAAATTATGTTATGAACTTTGGTTAGTTATATCACTTGCAGCCAAAGATTATCCATTCATTTGCAACAAGTTGAAACTTGTATCCGTGCAGAAACAGAGATGCTACTACAATTATAATTCAATCTATCAAAGTAATACAATTGATTCTCCAATTATATCAGCTATTGAATTTTCAGCTCATTACTCTATCTCAGCATGAATTGTATCAAGTTTTTCTTTTCAGCAACACAGGCAATCAATACCTATGAGTTGGTGGTATGGACATAAAAAATACGTgatattaaataaatgaaaaaaaaatacaaatacaactTCACTGTGACTTTAATTGTGAGATGAGGATGCAACTTCGGCATAAGTATAACTAACAAAACTTCATTGCTAATTTtcttaaacttaaaattttggtGTAAAGTATGAAAAGGTTCAGAGATCATTGAATTTTAGATACTATGGCCTCGAAATTTCTTTGTTGAAGAATACAGTGCTATAACGTAagcaatatatattttataataactcCATAGCaactttctttaggttttccgGGTGTTCTACGTAACTACATGTTTATTTGGAAGAATGATTTTCGTTGTTGGTTTGGAAGGAAGAATGTTAAAAAGTGTAGCTGTTAGCAAACCACCATTCTTCGTCATTAATGCTAAAAAGAGTAGCTGTTAGCAAACCACCATTCTTCGTCATTAATGCAATAATGATACAATCGGTAGTGGATGCAATATTGATACAACCGTGGGTAGTTAatcagtagtgggtagtggcatagaaCAGTGgatagttaaacagtagtggaCAGTGGCATAGATTATGAGTTTATGTATAATAATGGTTATTGACAAAGATCATGAGTCTTATGATGTTACTacaatgttatgtttatgtttatgtttagtggtTAGTTGCAACGATCATGGATCTTATGATATTAGTACCATGTTATGTTTAGTTATTTAGGTTGGGCTCCATTGTGCTATTTAAAGTTCCTATTTTTTAGGAGGTAGCTAAAACTCAACTTGTATTTAAGTTgaagtatattaataaatttcagttagaaaaattttcaaaaagtcTTTAAATACTTTAAACTCAAGAAATTACAAATTCCCTCTGATGAACTTGATAACTTTTCAAAATAGGTCGCGAGATGAAAAATCCATCCTTGCTCTCTAATATCTTGTCAAAAGACTCATTACATAAATCTATAACTAGATTCTATACAGCGGATTCTAACAATTTGATATCAGAACTAGGGGTTACAGGGATTATATCCAGCAGCAATTAGATTGAGAATACTGAATTCTCACCTTGTTCTTAGAAGAGTAAGCAGCCAATAAGGCCTGGCagatgaattaaattcaaaattaaaagttcTCACTTATATGATATCGCCAATTTAGCATAACTAACACAAATTGATGGCCATTCTCGCAACCAAAAGGCCAAAGGAGTAACAAGTTCTGAAAATTCAAGCAATGGTACCAGTATTCCAAAATTTACCAAATTTTTCTGTTTCAATGGGCAGGATGATCCTATAGGGTGGCTCAGTAGATATGATCATTTTTTTCAACATTAACAAACTTCAGAAGTTTAGCTTCATTTCATCTGGAGGGCATAACACAACTATGGTTCCTGCAATTGCTGCAAGACTACCTGAACTTACATgggaatatttaaaaaattggtgCAAAAAACTATTCTGGCTGAATTTAACAAATAATGACTCAGGAGATAAAGGATGTCACTTTCACACGTACTTTTTGAACGAAACTTTTTCGTTTATGTGGTACTACTCTAGCATTCAGTTATGCTTATCATACCCAATCTGATGGCCAAAGGAAAGTGGTTAACTACACCATTAAAATGTATATCACACCAAGtggatggattggttattttgGATTGAATATTGTTATAATACTAGTTATCACTGTCCATGATGTGTTCGAAAGGCGGTTTTTTCGATATCAGTAGAGAACATGCGAACATGCTTTTATAGCTGATTCGGACTACTAGAAAGAATTTTTACGTAGCATATTGGTAAGAGGAGTtgtaatgatatgctatgcaaAAATTCCTTCCAGTACTTCGAATAAGCTATAAAGGCATTAACTTGTGTGGCAGTTATCGATGAGGTGTGAAGAAATGGGCCCCTCCTAATTCTTCGAATAATTGATCGAATACGGCTCAACAacattgattcaataaattgatgGGATTTACTTTTCCCGTGAAATATAAGACAGGCCGACAAAACACAgttgtttttaaaaaatctaacaaTTTGATATCAAATTAGGGGTTACGGGGGATTATATCCAATAGCAATTAGATCGAATTCTCACCTTGTTCTTAAAAGAGCAAGCAACTAATAAGGCTTGGCACgatgaattaaattcaaaattagaAGCTCTCACTTATAATATCATCAATTTAGCACAACCAACAGAAATTGGTAGCCATTCTTGCACCCAAAAGGCCAAAGGAGTAACAAGTTCCACAGGTTCTAAAAATTCACGCAGTAACTTGATTTTCCCCCGATTTAATGAACAAGAGGATCTTTTAGGGTGGCTCAGCAGATATAATCAATTTTTCCATAATTATGGTTTCTTCAGTTACTGCAAAACTATCTGAACTTGACATGAGAATATTTCAAAAATTGGTACAAAAAACTATTCTGACTGGATTTAGCAGATGATGACCCGAGAGATATCGCAATGGATCAACCTTTGACTAAATAGTTTCTATAAATTTTCTGACTTTGCGCTTGAGGACAAGCGCATAGTCAGAAAAGGGGAGTAATGTTAGCAAACCACCACTTCAACAGATTCTTCATCACTAATGcaatagtgggtagttattcaATAATGAATAGTAGCATAAATTATAGGTTTATACATAATGATTATtggtggcaaagatcatgggtatTATAATGTTAACACCATGTTATATTTAGTTATTTAGGTATTTAGGTATTTAGGTATTTAGGTTAGGCTCTACTTTGCTATTTTAAGTTCCTATTTTTTAAGAGGTAATTAAAACTCCAACTTGTATTTAAGTTGAAGCATATTAATAAATGTCGGTtagaaaaattttcaaaaaattttcgAGTATTTTAAACTCAAGAGATTATATGTTTCCTCTTATGAGTCTCTGACAACTTTTCAGAATAGGTTACGAAAAGAAAAATCTAATCTTTGCTCTCTCGTATCTTGCCAAAAGACTCATTACACTAACCCATAACTAGATCCTACACACCTGATCCTAACAGTAGCATGTTAAAAGTGTCTTCATCAAATAAATGttattttcatttcatttttaaattttaatgcacATCCTATCCAATCTCCTGGATATACTTATTTCTAAGAGctactgatgattgccttgtaGAGTTTTTCTGGTGTAGTTTATGCAGCACAGTATTATTCTTCATTGCGATTTCTTCTCTTTGCTTTAATTTTTCCTATGGCTTATGAAATAGACATTGTCATGTTAGGTGTCCTATTATTCCAAGAAAAGAAAGCGTAAGGAAAACAGATTTTTCAATTCAAGATTGGAAGGTTTGCTTGAACAAGTAAATTGTTACAACTGTCCTCTACAAGGTTGTTAGAGCCCGTAACTCTTTTGGTTGGAGAATTGTAAGCAATATGCTGATGGGATATTAGAAGTGAAAAATAGGCACGCAGAGTTGAAATTCATAAATTAAGGCTTTCAGTTATGTTTATAATTGATATGCACTGCTCCACTACAAAGTTGGAGCAGGGTATGTGTGTGAGAATCTGATTTGAATGGATTatgtctcttttttttttttttttttgttttgtagtAACATATAACcgctattttattataatataatatattattgtcaCACAGAGACGTATatatctattatatttttttcatcgtTAGacgattatttaatttctttcgaCATCTGTTTTAATATGATATTGATGTCTGTTATCCCACACCGATCCATTAAATCAATtcacttgaattttttttagttgGATTTGAATTTTGTTTTATCTGTCTCGCTGAGGAGTAATCTAAACCACATTTTTATGGTTAGACCGATGTATTGAATTTtcacaaaattataatttgattttctCTCATAAACTTAAATGTGATCCGAATATTTGAAATTCAACCGGTATCAATAatgtttatttttccttttattttgatctattttaatttttaacagtAAAAATCAACTCTTATGAAAAGCATTGGTTTGAAAATGAGTAAAAGAGATGAGGACCCACTGGTTTTAAAGAAGAGCTCTGTCCAAAGTGATTCTTACTTTGTGCAAGAAAATTGCATTGTTGATAATTACACATTAATCTTGAGAGTTGCAGTGGCAGTGGCGTACAAAGACCTAACGAGACTCTGATTTGAGAGGTGGAGATATATTTACTCCCATGTCCTATTGCTGATGTCTTGTGGGGCTGAGCTTCTTTTGTTtcgttttgtttttgtttttatttttatttttatttggggGGGGGGTGCTTCCACTGGTCTAATCCATTTTGAATATTGATTAGCTTTTGACTCTGTGTCTGCGGCTCCATCCCCCACATACCAAAATCCAACCCAACTGCTTACCACATATAAGTGGGGCCAACTTTGCATTTCAATTCCTTATTACCAGTCTTTGTCACTGTAAGGACTTGAGACCCATCACCACTGTTTTCATTTGTATCTTTAGTAAaatgctttcttttcttctaaatatttgaagaaagaaaattggtATGCGTCCATTCAGAATCATCACacctaatttttaatatatataacatacatcaaatacaatttaatctttaaattttaattaatttaaaaatattatgataAATTCAGACTATTTACTAACTGCAATTgtgtgattattttatttttaaattatgtatcacgaaatactttttaaaattcaggatattatgaaatatttttattaaaattcagaaATGTAAGCATATTCCAAAGAATATATATACATGTAGGTCCTAGTATCCTAAGTTCATTGTcagcttttttttaaaaaaaaaaaaaaaatatcatgtaACGTGGGGTACGCCCAACaaggaaaaaataaacattTGCTTTGATTTATCCCTTTCTAAACTTTCACTCCTATTGTGTGAGATGATTGGTCcaagatatttatttatttatcatttatcATAGtggtaaaatatttattcagcAAATCTTTTTGGATACGATATGTATATTTGtatttgatataaaaattaagaatgatattatttatttttaacaaatttattaatttatacttttttcCTCTAAGCGCTTAGAATGTGTGATTCAGAAATATGAAGAGGCAAAGCAAAGCCACTCTGACTCTGAGGATGTGATGTGGAAAAGCCCAGAATCCACTTCGTGTGGTTCAGTATCTCTCACTCTGCGTCTGAACTTCTTTTTTAACATTCCCATCATTCATATCCCACTTAAAATGTTTCCAATTTCTATCTTAACTTACCATCCATTCTTACTTTTTCCTTAAAAACtaatattcttttctttttttcaagaATAATGACACCAAATGCCAATCTCGACACTCACATTATTAGAAACCCATTCATATTtataaaacatcctcaaaagtTGAAACTTTTTATCTTTGCTATTTTCAAAAAGGTTAAGACGATAATCTATTCAGACACCATCTAATGCTATGTGCTATTCCTGTTTAAGACAACTAAACAACGCTTGGTttaacccttttttttttcttttttccgtCTTCGCAGTGGCATCAATTTCTATTCTCATACGCGGAGCGTGCAGTTTAAGCACGAAGGAAGGGATGACCATCATTGGTCTGGTAGACGGAGGACAAAGcatgtatttttttatgaaattcgCAAGGAAAGAAAGTAAAATGATTCTTTAATCACAAAATCAAGTGTAGATCtgacttgaaaaaaaaaaaatacaagatCACAaactaactttttaaaaaatttctttaatattaattaaatattttacaaaatttcattaaaatttaaccatattaataaaaaaattcattttacaaatattaaaaaacacAAATAATCTAAGAgacattatttttataatttttcttaaattatttttaacatataactaattatgaatgaaaatatcatgttttatatcaaaatatattatatgtattaataaattttaatactatTTTAATAGTTTAGATAAAATAGTCAGAGTGGTTTTGTGACTATTGGACAcgtaatctattacataaaggTGGCGTGAAAGGAACGGTCCCCATTTCACGGGCAGTCAAATTAATATTTGGCTGTGTTCCCTTCTTCCTCTCTCAAAATCAT
This window encodes:
- the LOC110601031 gene encoding 30S ribosomal protein S10, chloroplastic, giving the protein MAVSSITTTLIPSLATSSSFSSKPTTPTKLFAASSSLSVISNSVNVAFSSLKLSPSIPRAFAAPETLDSQDTLDLPPEALDEPDSDTFQIEDSKTPTSPSLSIGADADKMAPKQKIRIKLRSYWVPLIEDSCKQIIDAARNTNANTMGPVPLPTKKRIYCVLKSPHVHKDARFHFEIRTHQRLIDILYPTAQTIDSLMQLDLPAGVDVEVKL